TCTCGCGCTGCAGGACGCACTCGCGGGACAATGGTCCCTGGAGCGCGAACTCGGGCGTGGCGGGATGGCGACGGTCTATCTGGCGCGCGATGTGTCGCTCGACCGGCCCGTGGCGATCAAGGTACTCGCCGCCGACCATGCCGCCGACCCAACGATGCGGGCCCGGTTCGAACGCGAGGCGATCACCAGCGCGGCATTGTCCCACCCGCACATCGCCCCGACCTATGCGGTCGCCGAGGCAGCAGGGCGGCCCTACCTGGTCATGGGCTACATCGATGGCGAGTCGCTTGCGCAGCGACTGCACCGCACCGGGCCGCTGTCGGTCGCGGAGGGGGAACGCGTCATCCGTGAGGTCGCGTGGGCGCTTGGGCATGCGCATGCCACTGGCGTGCTGCACCGTGACGTCACCCTCGACAACATCCTGCTCGAACGGAGCACCGGCCGCGCCGTGCTGGTGGACTTCGGCATCGCCGCCCTCGTCGATGGCGACGGCGACGGTCCCCTGCTCGGCACGCCGGCATACCTGGCGCCAGAAGTCATTCAGGGAGAATCAGCGTCGCGCGCAAGCGATCTCTACGCACTCGCCACCGTGGCGTGGGCCACCTTCGCTGGACGGCTCCCCTACCATGGTGACGACAGCGCGGCTGTGCTGCTCGAGCAGGTGACGGCCCCGGTGCCATCGCTCGCGTCCGCGGCGCCTGCGGTGCCGCGGAGGATCGTCGCGGCGATCGAGGGGGCGCTCGCCAAGGCTCCAGTGGAGCGTCCCACGACGGTGGAGGCGTGGATCGGTTCGTGGGAGGGGCATCAGGTGGCAGTGCCTCTCGCAGCGCCATTGGAGCGCTGGCGCGGGCATTGGAAGCAGGTACGGACGTTCTACGCATTCGCCGCGACGATTACCGCCATGTTTGGGGGAATGGCGGGTGGAGCCGGGAGTTACACCGACAGGATCGCCCTCTGGATGGCCTACCTCTTCATCTTCGCGGTGCCGGGCCTAGTGGTGGCAGCAGCGATCCACGTCGCGATGGCCGCCCACCAGATCCGACGCCTTGCAAGATCAGGCTTCGGCATTGAGGATCTTCGACTGACCCTCCGTCGTGCCGATCCGGAATCGTCGCGGACCCCCATCCCACTGGTGGGCCGGCTCACCTCGGACGCCGTCGTGGTCTCCCTGGTCGCCTATCTCGCCATGGCCGTCATGGTCCGCATGGAACCGGACTGGCGGTATGACTGGCTGATCCAGGACTTCTATCGTGAAGTGGCGAGGTGGGCCTTCGTCGGATTCTGGACGAGCCTTGGGCTGTCGGTCTTAACCCCGACCCGCCCATTCCTCCGGCCCGGGACGCGCGAGGGAATTCGCCGCGCGTTTTGGAACTCCCCACTCGGCGCGCTCTGGTTCGGCCTGACGCGCGTGGGCCTCGGCAAGCGGATCGCCGCCGCCGAGACGCTGCACCGCCCCACCGAGCTGGTACTGGACCTCGCCATCGAAGAGCTGTGGCGCGCTTTGCCGGCCGGCGCGCGCCACGATGCAGCCGAGCTGCCGACGGTGGCGCGGGACCTCCGCCGCCGGGTGGCGTCGTTGCGCACCATCGCGAGCCACTTCGGCGATCCGAGTCACGACTCGCCGGCTGAGGCGGCAATGCGGGCCAAGGTCGGTGGACGCATCACGGCCGCGCTGACGGCGCTCGAGCAGCTGCGCCTGCAGTTGCTGCGGCTCGACGATGCCACCGTGCCGACTGGCGCCCTCACCGCGCAGCTGCATGACGCCCGCACCTTGGAGCGGGAGTTGCTGACCGACCTCGGGGCGCATCACGGCATTGGCCGATTGCTGCGGCGGGGTCCGACGCGGCGGTCGCCAGGGATGACGCCGACGCCGGCGTAGCGC
The DNA window shown above is from Gemmatimonadota bacterium and carries:
- a CDS encoding serine/threonine protein kinase is translated as MNTAASPDDEFLALQDALAGQWSLERELGRGGMATVYLARDVSLDRPVAIKVLAADHAADPTMRARFEREAITSAALSHPHIAPTYAVAEAAGRPYLVMGYIDGESLAQRLHRTGPLSVAEGERVIREVAWALGHAHATGVLHRDVTLDNILLERSTGRAVLVDFGIAALVDGDGDGPLLGTPAYLAPEVIQGESASRASDLYALATVAWATFAGRLPYHGDDSAAVLLEQVTAPVPSLASAAPAVPRRIVAAIEGALAKAPVERPTTVEAWIGSWEGHQVAVPLAAPLERWRGHWKQVRTFYAFAATITAMFGGMAGGAGSYTDRIALWMAYLFIFAVPGLVVAAAIHVAMAAHQIRRLARSGFGIEDLRLTLRRADPESSRTPIPLVGRLTSDAVVVSLVAYLAMAVMVRMEPDWRYDWLIQDFYREVARWAFVGFWTSLGLSVLTPTRPFLRPGTREGIRRAFWNSPLGALWFGLTRVGLGKRIAAAETLHRPTELVLDLAIEELWRALPAGARHDAAELPTVARDLRRRVASLRTIASHFGDPSHDSPAEAAMRAKVGGRITAALTALEQLRLQLLRLDDATVPTGALTAQLHDARTLERELLTDLGAHHGIGRLLRRGPTRRSPGMTPTPA